The Solenopsis invicta isolate M01_SB chromosome 12, UNIL_Sinv_3.0, whole genome shotgun sequence genome window below encodes:
- the LOC105206952 gene encoding ubiquitin carboxyl-terminal hydrolase 10: MDIRNEMGLQFLDLHDLTDNDKRHIITILKADATEALKLPWDAKDIEGNNNNVNSVTVTEVPELQQHHWYNAIPPPTYPQQMMTQMCNEWQAPMYNVPANGHMPPFMAYAHPGYNISTEIQEMNYNRENGRRNNRGRGGIRRDNYNRTINPANEMQSGYMGDQAQYHPQIPIMYIYPDHSVSTQQHQVATGQIYYTQPMYSTIPHPHPNAQSISSNSHTVHPTYSQTPNPQAPQVNRCVRQSQSVPPQQPSQEPAKQPVVKSHDKQIQSTSDKLTQQVNETNSSPSNVVSTVIVTNPTSEASVKNVNENTANRQNVTSSEKVDSKLQHNISWAVNENCNGTEKVMPCVNTNNDVKENQNNESDKKFTNETVPNITTNAVKTSPKPISIRIDKSEAQIEENVALKDTEDKTITKTPNGSPSMPNGSSTTPNTSPSSTSETSPATTISRSYASLFRKDSTLETPTATASTLNCNTSCKPTEHVAHQNESPKMPVQKEPTSPICTPESQNDSSSAPTLQNGILQNCYDDPNTYRMGEFLSSYQMDKQTVSLLPRGLTNRSNYCYINSILQALLACPPFYNLLTALPLPKNRGRNSATPLIDNMVKFVREFSPLTEAARMPRKDRVHKRGEDTVMDIYSGIAFEPSYVYTMLKNASAAGAFSVEGRQEDAEEFLSCLLNGINDEMLELIKLVSNDQNAISNAKNVSNEHDEEEWQVMGPKNKGAVTRCTEFERTPLSDIFRGQLRSRVSRAGEQPTDNVQPFFTLQLDVQKAESVRHALEILVGKDQVEGLTCSKTRQQIEAWKQVTLEELPVILILHLKWFVYKFDKFSNGCSKILKTVEFPIDLKIDGKFLSPNTVKKLGPKQKQYKLFAVTYHDGKEATKGHYFTDAFHVGYGSWVRYDDSTVKSVPESNVLRPTSPRVPYLLYYRRCDTIGNNQSNSAKAH, from the exons ATGGATATTCGAAACGAG atgggTCTTCAGTTTTTAGATTTACATGATTTAACTGACAATGATAAGCGTCACATTATTACCATTCTTAAAGCTGACGCTACTGAAGCCTTGAAACTACCATGGGACGCTAAAGATATAGAAGGTAACAACAATAATGTTAATTCTGTCACAGTAACAGAAGTACCTGAACTTCAGCAACATCATTGGTACAATG CCATACCACCGCCCACTTATCCGCAACAGATGATGACGCAAATGTGTAATGAGTGGCAAGCACCAATGTACAATGTTCCCGCGAATGGCCACATGCCGCCGTTTATGGCGTATGCTCATCCCGGATACAATATCAGCACTGAAATTCAAGAAATGAACTATAATAGGGAGAATGGGCGCCGCAACAATCGGGGCAGAGGAGGTATAAGGAGAGATAACTACAATCGAACGATTAATCCCGCTAACGAAATGCAATCTGGATACATGGGCGATCAGGCGCAATATCATCCGCAGATACCGATCATGTACATTTATCCTGATCATTCCGTCTCTACGCAACAGCATCAAGTTGCTACTGGACAAATCTATTACACACAGCCAATGTATTCAACGATTCCTCATCCGCATCCAAATGCGCAATCGATTTCATCCAATTCGCACACAGTGCACCCAACTTATTCTCAAACACCGAATCCTCAAGCACCGCAGGTAAACAGATGCGTGCGACAATCACAATCTGTGCCACCTCAACAACCAAGTCAGGAACCTGCAAAACAACCGGTCGTTAAATCGCACGACAAACAAATACAAAGCACATCTGATAAATTAACGCAACAAGTAAATGAAACAAACTCCTCGCCAAGTAACGTTGTTAGCACCGTTATTGTTACTAACCCTACTTCAGAAGCCTCTGTGAAAAACGTAAACGAAAACACTGCCAATAGACAAAATGTTACTAGCAGTGAAAAGGTCGATTCAAAGCTCCAACACAATATTTCATGGGCTGTAAACGAGAATTGTAATGGCACAGAAAAAGTGATGCCATGTGTAAATACTAACAATGACGTTAAGGAGAACCAAAATAATGAGTCAGATAAGAAGTTTACAAATGAAACTGTACCCAATATCACAACGAATGCTGTAAAAACTTCGCCTAAACCGATCTCCATTAGGATAGACAAGAGTGAAGCGCAGATTGAAGAAAATGTTGCACTAAAAGACACCGAAGATAAGACTATTACTAAAACGCCAAACGGTTCCCCATCCATGCCAAATGGATCGTCAACCACACCAAATACTTCACCATCATCTACATCTGAAACATCACCTGCAACTACAATCAGCAGGTCCTATGCTAGTCTTTTCAGGAAAGACAGCACATTAGAGACACCTACTGCGACCGCCAGCACGCTTAATTGCAATACGTCGTGCAAACCCACAGAACATGTAGCTCATCAAAATGAATCACCAAAAATGCCTGTCCAAAAGGAACCAACTAGCCCTATTTGCACACCAGAGAGCCAAAATGATTCATCTAGTGCACCAACTTTACAGAATGGCATATTACAAAACTGTTACGATGATCCTAATACATACAGGATGGGTG aatttttgtcaAGTTATCAAATGGACAAGCAAACAGTCAGCTTATTACCGAGAGGATTAACAAATCGCAgcaattattgttatattaacagCATCTTACAAGCTTTACTTGCTTGCCCACCATTCTATAATCTTCTTACAGCTTTACCGCTTCCTAAAAACCGAGGCAGAAATTCAGCTACACCTTTGATTGATAACAT gGTCAAGTTTGTTCGTGAGTTTTCACCCTTGACGGAGGCTGCCCGTATGCCCAGAAAAGATAGAGTTCATAAACGAGGAGAAGATACTGTCATGGATATATACAGTGGCATTGCGTTTGAACcatcatatgtatatacaatgttAAAGAATGCTTCGGCTGCTGGTGCCTTTTCTGTGGAAGGACGGCAGGAAGACGCAGAAGAATTCTTGTCATGTCTTCTAAATGGAATCAATGATGAAATGCTAGAG TTGATAAAATTGGTCAGCAATGATCAAAATGCAATCAGTAATGCGAAAAATGTCAGCAACGAACATGATGAGGAAGAGTGGCAG gtaATGGGACCAAAAAATAAAGGTGCTGTCACGCGGTGTACAGAATTTGAAAGAACCCCACTGTCCGATATCTTCCGTGGACAATTACGATCTAGAGTATCACGAGCAGGAGAACAGCCAACGGACAATGTACAACCGTTTTTCACCCTACAGCTTGATGTCCAA AAAGCCGAATCCGTAAGACACGCACTTGAAATTCTCGTCGGTAAGGATCAGGTAGAAGGATTGACATGCAGTAAGACGAGACAACAGATAGAGGCTTGGAAACAGGTCACCTTAGAAGAACTGCCTGTTATCCTCATATTACATCTAAAATGGTTCGTGTACAAGTTCGATAAGTTTTCCAATGGCTGCTCCAAAATATTAAAGACCGTGGAATTTCCAATCGACTTGAAAATTGATGGCA aatttttatcACCGAACACTGTGAAGAAGTTGGGTCCCAAAcaaaaacaatacaaattattcGCGGTGACCTATCACGATGGGAAGGAGGCCACCAAAGGACACTACTTCACCGATGCCTTCCACGTGGGATATGGATCGTGGGTTAGGTATGATGACAGTACAGTAAAGAGCGTCCCAGAGAGTAACGTATTGAGGCCCACGTCACCTAGGGTACCTTACTTACTATATTACCGAAGGTGTGACACGATTGGTAATAACCAGTCAAATAGTGCAAAAGCACATTGA
- the LOC105202652 gene encoding NADH dehydrogenase [ubiquinone] 1 alpha subcomplex subunit 12, which translates to MAAKLLGLDKAATLLRTVRDHGGIIGSIKTLFRVDELKSGTLVGEDKYGNRYYENNAHFVGRNRWIIYADKVGLNYDGSQVPAEWYGWLHYKTDLPPHKDPSRPKYKWMQDHQQNMSGTDQAYMPYSTTRPKIEPWRPPQ; encoded by the exons ATGGCAGCAAAATTATTAGGGTTGGATAAGGCCGCGACACTTCTCCGTACCGTACGCGATCACGGTGGTATTATCGGTTCCATCAAGACACTGTTCAG AGTGGACGAACTGAAGAGTGGTACTTTGGTCGGAGAAGACAAGTATGGGAATCGATATTATGAGAATAATGCGCACTTTGTAG gtCGTAACAGATGGATAATATATGCGGATAAAGTTGGATTGAATTATGATGGCTCACAAGTTCCTGCTGAATGGTATGGTTGGTTACACTACAAAACAGATTTGCCACCTCACAAAGACCCATCTCGACCAAAATATAAATGGATGCAAGATCATCAACAAAATATGAGTGGTACAGATCAAGCTTACATGCCCTATAGTACTACAAGACCCAAGATTGAACCTTGGCGGCCACCACAGTGA
- the LOC105202653 gene encoding FAST kinase domain-containing protein 4, protein MIMLQFSTMLCTATARLAPRSPAWRFTALVACNSSTAVTGEQPAASVNEDDGSKFSKVQAVLQKEEKQKSKETDIRTILRATEGINGRKKRSSENDTVFFKQFQAAKSVNDLLDLAVLPNLSTSNALKLISSITNQINSGKSQTLDIESDERFIYLRKIVKGGSEMKTQETSLNDLSKYSQLSTPAMIAVIASLREQGQRNTPLLKMLSYNIVKYNTTLDLKQCATLLYSMAVLNFPDKVLLEKITSDLLECIPESCNAAINKSIITSLGFLRYKNVDVLDAFCDTFFKKSMNYKFLDYSSILQTFAALQFKSQKANLFIEKFAEHANPFQTSWIEWLDIVWSLAVLDAAQTSHVKFVLQPAFLEKLHNSQLNISKILKILNINAVAQFVLKDYEGPLLEKDSEFHNVSIVRSKEKQMYINALLETLTEVLPSSSYFKINFDTNMGFSLDAEYRINDQHRLMKVEDWNEQSNIVQRIAIMVNDYHDYCIGQNDLIGSAYLYTQLLKARGYDVITISYQNFSTQDNIKKRVNYLKQCMNNIQEMKSVKQTKSI, encoded by the exons ATGATAATGCTGCAGTTCAGCACGATGCTGTGTACTGCGACTGCCAGGCTCGCGCCCCGTTCGCCCGCCTGGCGCTTCACCGCTCTCGTGGCTTGCAACTCCAGCACGGCGGTCACCGGCGAGCAACCCGCCGCATCTGTGAAT GAGGACGATGGTAGCAAATTCTCTAAGGTGCAAGCTGTTCTACAGAAGGAAGAGAAGCAGAAATCTAAGGAGACGGATATCCGGACAATCCTTCGCGCAACAGAAGGAATAAACGGTAGGAAGAAACGGTCGAGTGAAAACGACACAGTATTTTTCAAACAGTTTCAAGCCGCCAAGTCTGTAAACGACTTGCTGGACTTGGCAGTATTACCAAATCTGTCTACAAGTAATGCTCTGAAGCTGATATCAAGCATTACTAATCAGATAAACAGTGGAAAATCACAGACATTAGATATCGAATCTGATGAAAGATTTATTTACCTCAGGAAGATAGTTAAGGGTGGTAGTGAGATGAAAACTCAAGAGACATCATTGAATGACCTGTCAAAATACTCCCAGTTATCCACACCTGCAATGATTGCA GTGATTGCGTCATTGAGAGAACAAGGACAGAGAAATACTCCGTTATTAAAGATGTTGTCATACAATATTGTCAAATACAATACAACATTAGATTTGAAGCAATGTGCAACTTTATTATACAGCATGGCTGTACTCAATTTTCCAGACAAG GTATTACTGGAAAAAATCACATCTGATTTATTGGAATGTATACCAGAAAGCTGCAATGCTGctataaataaatctataataacGTCACTAGGATTTCTGCGTTATAAGAATGTAGATGTACTTGATGCGTTCTGTGACACATTCTTTAAGAAATCCatgaattacaaatttttggaTTATTCATCAATACTACAAACGTTTGCAGCTCTACAGTTTAAATCGCAGAAAGCAAATTTGTTTATTGAG AAATTTGCAGAGCATGCAAACCCATTTCAAACATCTTGGATTGAATGGCTGGATATTGTTTGGTCTTTAGCAGTTTTAGATGCAGCGCAGACATCTCATGTAAAATTTGTACTACAGCCTGCATTTCTAGAAAAATTACACA ACAGCCAGCTAAATAtatcaaagatattaaaaatattaaatatcaatgcCGTTGCGCAGTTTGTACTAAAGGATTATGAAG GGCCTCTTTTAGAGAAAGATTCAGAATTTCATAATGTATCTATAGTTAGATCAAAGGaaaaacaaatgtatataaatgcGTTGTTGGAAACACTAACGGAAGTATTACCATCTTcgtcttattttaaaataaattttgatacaaaCATGGGCTTTTCGTTAG ATGCAGAATATCGCATAAATGATCAACATAGGCTTATGAAAGTGGAAGATTGGAATGAACAATCGAATATTGTACAAAG GATAGCAATAATGGTGAACGATTATCATGATTATTGCATAGGACAAAATGATCTCATAGGATCAGCATATTTATACACACAATTGTTGAAAGCCAGAGGATACGACGTCATAACGATTTCTTATCAAAACTTTAGTACACAGGACAATATAAAAAAACGGGTTAACTATTTGAAGCAATGCATGAATAACATACAAGAAATGAAGTCAGTGAAACAAACAAAATCAATATAG
- the LOC105202654 gene encoding pyridoxal kinase produces MCSTKTPRILSIQSHVVSGYVGNKSATFPLQLLGFEVDAINSVQLSNHTGYKVFKGQVLNDKDLEDLVDGLVQNDLNNYTHLLTGYIGSASFLKRVALLVTTLKAKNPNLMYVCDPVMGDNDKLYVPEALKEIYKKEIVPLADVVTPNQFELELLTDNKVTNMSELQNAIKNLHKIGPKTVAVSSTELSDKLTAVVSTAKDATLIKVDIPKIPATFTGSGDLFAALFLAHVYLQSDMKTTMEKAINSLYSVLLNTYEHSKVYMDNKAQPARKIELQLIQSKNSIENPEIRLFAESLQ; encoded by the exons ATGTGTTCCACGAAGACACCGCGGATTCTCTCAATCCAGAGTCACGTAGTATCAGGCTACGTCGGCAATAAAAGTGCTACCTTCCCGTTGCAG ttgttAGGTTTTGAGGTTGATGCAATCAATTCTGTACAATTGTCCAATCATACTGGTTACAAAGTATTTAAAGGCCAAGTACTCAATGATAAAGATTTGG aggACCTAGTTGATGGTTTAGTGCAAAatgatttgaataattatacaCACTTACTGACTGGATACATTGGTTCTGCCTCTTTTCTGAAAAGAGTGGCATTGCTAGTCACAACTTTGAAAGCCAAAAATCCAAATCTCATGTATG TTTGTGATCCTGTTATGGGTGATAATGACAAGCTGTACGTCCCAGAAGctttgaaagaaatttataaaaaggagATAGTGCCATTGGCAGATGTAGTAACTCCAAATCAGTTTGAATTAGA ATTACTTACAGATAACAAAGTTACCAATATGAGTGAATtgcaaaatgcaattaaaaactTACATAAGATTGGACCAAAAACTGTAGCTGTATCGTCGACTGAGCTCAGCGACAAATTAACAGCTGTAGTGAGCACCGCAAAAG atGCTACGTTAATAAAAGTGGACATTCCTAAAATACCAGCGACCTTCACCGGTTCTGGAGATCTCTTTGCTGCATTATTCCTTGCTCATGTGTATTTGCAAAGTGACATGAAAACTACTATGGAAAAAGCTATAAATTCTTTGTATAGCGTACTGCTTAATACGTATGAACATTCTaaag TGTATATGGATAATAAAGCACAACCTGCTAGAAAAATCGAATTGCAACTTATACAAAGCAAGAACAGTATTGAAAATCCAGAGATTCGTCTGTTTGCGGAATCTTTACAATAA
- the LOC105202728 gene encoding lariat debranching enzyme, whose product MRIAVEGCAHGELDIIYETIQEIEKIDGRKIDLLICCGDFQATRNLCDLKCMAVSDKYKDMCTFYKYYSGEKVAPMLTIFIGGNHEASNYLQELPYGGWVAPNIYYLGYAGVVQVAGIRIAGLSGIYKSQHWMQGRYEKPPYTDSTIRSVYHIRNLEVFRLKQLSGKIDIFLSHDWPAGVTKYGDEDSLLKRKPFFKDDIKSNTLGSPPCMELLERLYPSYWFSAHLHCKFAALVPEKGGTRVTKFLALDKCLPKRKFLQVLEVRSQEDGPVQLSYDLEWLTILYLTNHLLSVKSSIHYMPGQYSSDRWTYTPTAKEKQTVYEKFGSNLRIPLNFNRTVKPYDPDDTNTPIERPRLLINDQTTQFCQMLGIDDPSALLQIIANVTNNIRSSDVSMETSGEYTSESMEISFDEENVFSSTFEDSSTQYIVDSSSTNLSPKSNGDDSDNGDTSKSTLDGTVNSSTTFADSISMDDSNEQTSCIQTEPNCKKFKRRNYSLYSSTFRIVTTRKYGGRWLCSERRANSPSSQSRPTIILSKKMDKLTIISGILFLLADISAIISIAMPDWIITDVGGDTRLGLMWSCMTLYNRPQVCFKSELESEWMMALVCIFIGCILITATIILLVISHWDRTVIPFARWVGFGAMVLFCHAAVIFPMGFHIDEIGGQPYQLPNSHQVGIAYILFVLALWITVISELFAGKVCLPHF is encoded by the exons ATGAGGATCGCTGTAGAGGGTTGCGCTCATGGCGAACTAGACATTATTTATGAGACTATACAGGAAATCGAAAAAATCGATGGGAGGAAAATAGATCTGCTTATTTGCTGCGGCGATTTTCAAGCTACCAGAAATTTATGTGATTTAAAATGTATGGCAGTGTCGGACAAGTACAAGGATATGTGTACATTTTACAA ATATTATTCTGGTGAAAAAGTAGCTCCTATGTTAACTATTTTTATTGGAGGCAATCACGAGGCGTCAAATTATCTGCAGGAACTGCCTTATGGAGGATGGGTTGCACCTAACATCTATTATCTTGGATATGCGGGTGTGGTACAGGTAGCTGGAATCAGAATTGCTGGGCTTTCAGGTATATATAAGAGTCAACATTGGATGCAGGGACGTTATGAGAAGCCCCCGTATACTGACAGTACTATACGAAGTGTTTATCATATCAGGAATCTAGAAGTATTCAGATTAAAGCAG ctttctggtaaaattgatatttttttatcacatgACTGGCCAGCAGGGGTAACAAAGTATGGAGATGAAGATTCGTTGCTGAAACGAAAACCATTTTTTAA GGATGATATAAAGAGCAATACGCTTGGCAGTCCTCCGTGTATGGAATTGCTAGAACGTCTTTATCCGTCCTATTGGTTCTCCGCGCACTTGCATTGCAAGTTTGCTGCGCTGGTTCCCGAGAAGGGAGGAACACGAGTGACGAAGTTTTTAGCATTGGATAAATGCTTGCCAAAACGGAAGTTTCTTCAGGTGCTGGAGGTGCGTTCGCAGGAAGATGGTCCGGTACAATTGAGTTATGATCTAGAATGGTTAACGATACTCTACTTGACAAATCATTTATTGAGCGTCAAAAGCAGTATCCATTACATGCCTGGTCAGTACAGTAGTGACAGATGGACGTACACACCCACGGCGAAGGAAAAACAGACAGTGTACGAGAAGTTTGGTTCGAATTTGCGAATTCCTCTCAACTTTAACCGAACCGTCAAACCGTACGATCCAGACGATACAAATACTCCTATTGAACGGCCGCGACTATTAATAAACGATCAGACTACCCAATTCTGTCAAATGCTAGGTATCGATGATCCTTCTGCCCTACTGCAAATTATAGCAAATGTTACGAATAATATTAGATCGAGCGATGTGTCGATGGAGACATCCGGCGAGTATACGTCGGAATCCATGGAGATCTCTTTCGACGAGGAAAATGTGTTCAGCTCTACCTTTGAGGACAGTTCGACACAGTATATTGTCGACAGTTCGTCGACGAATTTGTCACCTAAGAGCAACGGCGATGATTCGGATAACGGGGACACGAGTAAAAGCACTTTGGATGGAACTGTTAATAGCTCGACCACATTTGCAGATTCCATCTCAATGGATGACA GTAACGAACAAACCAGTTGTATCCAGACCGAGCCAAACTGCAAGAAATTCAAACGTCGAAATTACTCTTTATATTCTAGCACGTTC CGAATTGTCACGACGCGTAAATATGGTGGCAGATGGTTGTGCTCCGAACGACGTGCAAATTCTCCGTCATCTCAATCTCGACCGACGATTATCCTGAGCAAAAAAATGGACAAGTTGACTATCATCTCGGGGATACTGTTTCTGCTCGCGGATATTTCCGCCATAATCAGTATCGCCATGCCGGACTGGATCATAACCGACGTCGGTG GTGACACGAGACTGGGTCTCATGTGGTCATGTATGACCTTGTACAATAGACCGCAGGTCTGTTTCAAATCGGAGCTGGAATCGGAATGGATGATGGCGTTAGTTTGCATATTTATCGGTTGCATTCTGATTACGGCGACGATAATATTACTGGTAATTTCGCACTGGGACCGTACCGTCATTCCCTTCGCACGCTGGGTAGGATTCGGTGCCA TGGTGCTATTTTGTCATGCGGCAGTCATATTCCCAATGGGATTTCATATTGACGAGATTGGTGGGCAACCATATCAGTTGCCTAATTCACATCAAGTTGGGATCGCTTACATCTTGTTCGTCCTGGCTCTATGGATCACAGTGATCTCTGAACTTTTTGCAGGCAAAGTTTGTCTACCACATTTTTAG
- the LOC105202651 gene encoding NADH dehydrogenase (ubiquinone) complex I, assembly factor 6, translating to MNKLSIIERNVRLQLRRMNTSGAKQKQTPNVYCSQLVRKCDYENFLCTLLLPHSIKSAAFAIRAFNVEVAQVEDQVSDTRIGAMRLHFWMDALNETYDDNPPRSPVALELYRILQWHKLSKRYFKRLIEARLNKLSGSTFVDLESLERYCDYTTSSIYYLLLEAQGTASLNADHAASHFGKAHGLVTLIRSVPYNARKRAMVLPQDILMKNNVSFESIFQGQSSAGFKDAVLEVASCAKQHLKMATSLRKTAGKDLNVIFLPTVCVENYLEELRKVDFDVFHPTLQRRNGFLPLQLLWRKMWF from the exons atgaataaattgtcGATTATCGAGCGAAACGTGCGATTGCAGCTGCGACGTATGAACACTAGTGGTGCAAAACAAAAACAAACTCCGAACGTGTATTGTTCGCAGCTGGTTAG GAAGTGTGATTATGAGAACTTCCTCTGTACGCTATTACTTCCACACAGTATTAAATCAGCAGCGTTTGCTATACGGGCGTTTAATGTTGAAGTGGCACAGGTGGAGGATCAAGTGAGCGACACTAGGATAGGTGCTATGCGATTACATTTTTGGATGGATGCTTTGAACGAGACTTATGACGATAACCCACCGAGAAGTCCCGTGGCGTTGGAGTTATACAGG ATTCTCCAGTGGCACAAGCTATCCAAACGCTATTTCAAGCGCTTGATCGAGGCTCGTTTGAACAAACTGAGCGGCTCAACATTCGTGGATCTGGAATCGCTCGAGAGGTATTGTGATTACACCACGTCGTCGATATATTATTTGCTGCTAGAGGCACAGGGCACGGCAAGCCTCAATGCCGATCACGCGGCTAGTCATTTCGGCAAGGCGCACGGTCTAGTCACTTTGATACGTTCCGTGCCGTATAATGCCCGAAAACGAGCGATGGTATTGCCGCAGgatattttgatgaaaaacaACGTCTCCTTCGAATCCATCTTTCAGGGGCAGTCGAGCGCTGGATTCAAAGACGCTGTACTTGAAGTTGCATCTTGTGCCAAGCAGCATTTGAAAATG GCAACATCGCTTAGAAAGACTGCAGGAAAAGATCTCAATGTGATATTTCTACCAACAGTTTGCGTTGAGAATTATTTAGAAGAACTAAGGAAAGTAGACTTCGACGTTTTTCATCCAACATTACAAAGAAGAAATGGTTTTCTCCCGTTACAATTACTGTGGAGAAAGATGTGGTTTTAG
- the LOC105202649 gene encoding barrier-to-autointegration factor, with product MSTTSQKHRNFVAEPMGDKPVTELAGVGEVLGKRLESAGFDRAYVVLGQYLVLKKNKELFQEWMKDACSANAKQSTDCYQCLTDWCEEFL from the exons ATGTCTACCACATCGCAGAAGCACAGAAACTTTGTGGCGGAGCCAATGGGAGACAAGCCTGTGACTGAGCTTGCTGGAGTCGGAGAGGTTTTAGGAAAAAGATTAGAATCCGCAGGTTTTGacaga GCATATGTAGTCCTAGGACAGTACTTagtgttaaagaaaaataaggaGTTATTTCAAGAATGGATGAAAGATGCTTGCTCGGCAAACGCAAAACAATCCACAGATTGCTATCAATGTCTCACTGATTGGTGTGAAGAATTTTTGTAA